The genomic DNA TTGATAGAGATCATACAACAATATCTACAATGTCTCAAAGCAGAAATAAAAACTAGTCTAGACTTCTACAACCAATTGCATAAAACTAGCACTATTAGAAAACTGACATATATTTGTAGAATAACGTGAAGACCCCCGAAATCAATACTAGTCAAGCAATAAACACCGAAAAAACCTAAACAACCAGGACTCTCGAAAACCCACAACGGTTGTTGTGggtcaaatatttatattattatttatacactattAAAATTTCAAGGTTTGAACCTGTtaataacaaatatttaaattattatatatatatcccattaacaacaaatatttatattattatttataaaaatacttATAAGGTAATGATTCAAATCTTATTGATTATATGCTATTTAATCttaactaaaataaaatttattattattataaataatataaaatttgaaatttattaaATCTTAACGAAAACCAACTACAAGAAAAAAAGCTAAATTCAACCGAAAaaattcggtcgaatttagcttaATTCGACCGCGCGCGGTCGAGTTTAACTAAATTTGACCGATTTTGAATCGGTTGTAATAAAGAGAGTCGAATTTAGGAGttcggtcgtatttaactaaattcgaccggCTAATTACAACCGGATATTTACGACCGCTTAAATTCAACCGAAAAAATTCGACCGAGGACaatcaaatttaatttttcacctaaaatttgaaaatccctcccaaataattaaatattttgaaaaaatttaaaaatcccGCCCAAACaataaaaattttcaaaattttttaaaaataccGCCAAAATATTAAATTCGACCTTATGCAATCAAAAGTTAATTTCAAATATTCTTGGTTGCAATATAAATTCAACCGAATTGGATCAATTTCAACTAAGaccggattttaaaaaaaatagcaGAATACTGCTCAGTTTCATTTTATAATTTCAACCAAACCAAACTAGAACATCTTGGAACATATCATTTCAATAACCACAATTCTACACAATATTATTCTAGCAACTAATACAATACAAATGTATAAAAATACAATGTCAACAAACAGATTTAATAGCTAAAAAATCCGATAATTACTGTTACAATATACTAAAACCATCACTTTTTCCATCCAAGCATTGCAACAAACATCTTGTGTGCGCTAAGAGCATATGCACCCATCGGGGGCATCaattcatcaattcatcaattgaATCAATGGAGTTGGTTACTATTCATGTCAAATTCACTTTTTTCCTTAGTTTTTATACACCCACATAACTCCATCAATTCATCaattactattcattaaataaataattatactaTATATCATAAATTTAATTTCATCTCTATTATTTAATGGTCCCACAAATAATATCCAATAATATATTGTTGGATAATTTTAGATTTTTGATAAGATTGtggataaatttaaatttttgataAGATTTTCGTTGAATCACATTATGACACGTGTCTTGATCTAGATTTATAGATTGAAAATTGTCTATAAATAATATCATGATCTTCATATTATAGTCATctcaaaatcactacaaatcttTGCAATAATGAATTCATTAAAAAGATTATTGAGTCAGAGGCAACAACACAGTGAAGAAGAGACTGAAATTATGAATACCATGGTGAATGAATCGGCGATGATGATGGAGTTCATCAATACTCCAGATGAACAACAAGGACGGGGCTCACGACCTGGAAAATCTTCTAATCATCCCAGAGAAAGGCTATCGAGAGGAAAAAATCTCATGGAAGATTATTTCGTTGATCGTCCAATATTCAATGAAGATGATTTTCGTCGAAGGTATAGAATGCGCCCTCATGTTTTTAATCGCATCATGACAGCTCTTTGCACTCAAGATTCCTATTGGCATCAAAAAACAGATGCAATTGGATTATTGGGGTTGCTACCACAACAAAAAATGACTGATGCACTACGAATGCTAGCTTACGGTGCAGCAGCTGATCAGTGTGCCGAAATATGTCGAATGGGAGAATCAACCACACTTGAGTGTATGAAAAAATTCTGTCAACAAGTGGAAGGGCTCTTTGGTCAAGAGTACCTTCGTGCTCCGACACCAACAGATTTACGAAGGCTTCTAACAAGGGGCGAACAAAGAGGATTTCCAGGTATGATTGGAAGTATCGATTGTATGCACTGGGAGTGGAAGAATTGTCCAAGCGGGTGGGGAGGGGCTTATAGTGGTCGAAAAGGACGACCTACTATTATTCTAGAGGCAGTCGCTTCTTATGACACTTGGATCTGGCACGCTTTTTTTGGTGTGCCTGGAGCTCAAAATGATATTAATGTTCTAGGTCAGTCTCATGTATTTGATAAAGTCATCGCAGGAAATAGTCCAACGGTGGTGTTTCACGTCAATGGAAAAAGATATAACAATGCGTATTATCTTGCTGATGGAATTTATCCGAGGTATTCAACATTTGTAAAAACTATATCAAATCCTGCCACTCAATCACAAAAATTATTTGCTAAGAAACAGGAGGCATATCGCAAAGATGTGGAGAGGTGTTTTGGTATCTTGCAATCTCGATGGGCTATTCTTCGTCATGGTGCTCGGATGCATAAGCGTTCCACACTTAGAAGCATCATGATGACTTGCATCATATTGCATAACATGATAGTCGAGGATGAATTCGTGGAAGAAGATTTTGTAGAGCCGGTAGAAGAAGATTTAATGAATCCATTAGCATCACAAGTTTATGATGGGCCAGTAGATAGTAATGGAGTTCGAATTCCTTTTGCACCAGTACAAAGAAATGGAAGAAATCAACAAGCATTTTGGGATCGTATTGAGAACTTGGAATCAGCTTATATCCATACAATGCTTCAAAATGATTTGGTGGAGCACAACTGGGCAATAGAAGCTAATCAATAGTTTTCAATTTATTATCTCTTAAAATGTACGACTtgataatttaaataaatttattttattgaattCAAAAGTAGcaaacaaaattaaaattaaaaaacatAGAACATAAATGAATCCATACGGATAGGGAAGTCCAAGGAGCTTTTTATTTGAAAAACATAATAGCTAAATCTAATCATAAAAATCATCATCAAAGCGAGGAACATAAGCACTGCCAGTAGTAGTCTCATTCACTTGTTCCATGATCTCAGCCTTCTTTCTTTTAAACCATTTTTTCGTATTAGGGGTCATTTGGCTAGTATCCATTGTCATGATCTTTGTTTGCTCCCTTAATTCTTCAATAGCCTCGTGTTTTGCCAATCTTGCTTCTTTCCGTTCCTCAAGTGCATCAAGTCTTGCCTGCCTTGCTTCTTTTCGTTTCTCAAGTTCTAACATCTCTCTCGACATTTGAAGGGTTTCCTCGTCTCTTTTGATGTTGGCCTCCACTAGTTGTTTTTGGTGACATTGCATATTATTGAAAATAGCTATAGACATCTCTTCTTTTTCGGTCATACgttgctttcctttcttttttgcATGTTTGGACGCCTTTACTCCCATCGGTCTAACTGGACTAGAAGGACTCTGGAGTCGTGAAACCTTCTTCATCAACGCAATCATCACTATTCAAATTGATTGGTGGTGAATCCATTTGTGTTGGAAAATTTCGTTGAAATGGAGGAGAAGTAGTGGGAACGTCTATAAATTGAGGATGTGCCGCAACTGCTTCATAACATTCCCATTTGTCAAATGTCTTATTCATTTCCTTAAAATATAGTCCTTGAGCCTGAGTTATCtaaaaaaataataaatgttGGATACTAAGTTAtcacataaataatataaaagcgtatttaatatatatataattataatttaccTCATCTACCAAATTGGTTCCGCTTGCACTATATCTACTAGCTTGATTTTTTGCACATTGCCATTTTTTTAGTGCTCTCTTCAATGGTGTCCAATGCGAGTCAAGAGCAACTTTTGAACGAGGTTCGGCATGAGGATTCTCTGGAGTGCCACACCAATTTTTTGCATAATCATCGTGAATTCGTCCCCATAAATTATTTTTGTTCGAATATCGACCGGTGATCGGATCAACAGATTGTCGAGCCCACGAAACACATAATTGTAATTCTTCGGAAGGGAGCCAATTAGTACccattttttcttaaaaatataaaaGTACGGAATGTGTAAAAATATATGAgtgtaatttttttttgttatCAAAAGAATACCGAAGCTGCTATTTATAGGGCAAAAAAACTACTGTTAATACTCAAAATTATAGCTGTTGGAAAATCAGACCGTTGTATAACATAAAAAGAAGTGAAAGGACTTCTTTATTTATGGGGCCCAGCAATTGTAGCCCGTTAGTCACTCCTTTAGTAATCAACGGACTCATCCACAGATTGATGGACCATCAATTATTGATGGACCAATTCTTCACGCGGTGCACACAGTTTTTGGAGATACAAATTGAAAAAACTGCTGAACTGATGGTTTGCTCTCCCGGGTGCATATGCTCTTAGAGCATATGCTCCAAGAGCATATGCACCCGGGAGAGCAAACCATCAGTTCAGCAGTTTTTTCAATTTGTATCTCCAAAAACTGTGTGCACCGCGTGAAGAATTGGTCCATCAATAATTGATGGTCCATCAATCTGTGGATGAGTCCGTTGATTACTAAAGGAGTGACTAACGGGCTGCAATTGCTGGGCCCCATAAATAAAGAAGTCCTTTCACTTCTTTTTATGTTATACAACGGTCTGATTTTCCAACAGCTATAATTTTGAGTATTAACAGTAGTTTTTTTGCCCTATAAATAGCAGCTTCGGTATTCTTTTGataacaaaaaaaaattacacTCATATATTTTTACACATTCCGTACttttatatttttaagaaaaaatggGTACTAATTGGCTCCCTTCCGAAGAATTACAATTATGTGTTTCGTGGGCTCGACAATCTGTTGATCCGATCACCGGTCGATATTCGAACAAAAATAATTTATGGGGACGAATTCACGATGATTATGCAAAAAATTGGTGTGGCACTCCAGAGAATCCTCATGCCGAACCTCGTTCAAAAGTTGCTCTTGACTCGCATTGGACACCATTGAAGAGAGCACTAAAAAAATGGCAATGTGCAAAAAATCAAGCTAGTAGATATAGTGCAAGCGGAACCAATTTGGTAGATGAggtaaattataattatatatatatattaaatacgcttttatattatttatgtgaTAACTTAGTATCCaacatttattatttttttaGATAACTCAGGCTCAAAGACTATATTTTAAGGAAATGAATAAGACATTTGACAAATGGGAATGTTATGAAGTAGTTGCGGCACATCCTCAATTTATAGACGTTCCCACTACTTCTCCTCCATTTCAACGAAATTTTCCAACACAAATGGATTCACCACCAATCAATTTGAATAGTGATGATTGCGTTGATGAAGAAGGTTTCACGACTCCAGAGTCTAATCGAGAAACAGAAAGTCCTTCTAGTCCAGTTAGACCGATGGGAGTAAAGGCGTCCAAACATgcaaaaaagaaaggaaagcaacGTATGACCGAAAAAGAAGAGATGTCTATAGCTATTTTCAATAATATGCAATGTCACCAAAAACAACTAGTGGAGGCCAACATCAAAAGAGACGAGGAAACCCTTCAAATGTCGAGAGAGATGTTAGAACTTGAGAAACGAAAAGAAGCAAGGCAGGCAAGACTTGATGCACTTGAGGAACGGAAAGAAGCAAGATTGGCAAAACACGAGGCTATTGAAGAATTAAGGGAGCAAACAAAGATCATGACAATGGATACTAGCCAAATGACCCCTAATACGAAAAAATGGTTTAAAAGAAAGAAGGCTGAGATCATGGAACAAGTGAATGAGACTACTACTGGCAGTGCTTATGTTCCTCGCTTTGATGATGATTTTTATGATTAGATTTAGCTATTATGTTTTTCAAATAAAAAGCTCCTTGGACTTCCCTATCCGTATGGATTCATTTATGTTCTatgttttttaattttaattttgtttgCTACTTTTGaattcaataaaataaatttatttaaattatcaAGTCGTACATTTTAAGAGATAATAAATTGAAAACTATTGATTAGCTTCTATTGCCCAGTTGTGCTCCACCAAATCATTTTGAAGCATTGTATGGATATAAGCTGATTCCAAGTTCTCAATACGATCCCAAAATGCTTGTTGATTTCTTCCATTTCTTTGTACTGGTGCAAAAGGAATTCGAACTCCATTACTATCTACTGGCCCATCATAAACTTGTGATGCTAATGGATTCATTAAATCTTCTTCTACCGGCTCTACAAAATCTTCTTCCACGAATTCATCCTCGACTATCATGTTATGCAATATGATGCAAGTCATCATGATGCTTCTAAGTGTGGAACGCTTATGCATCCGAGCACCATGACGAAGAATAGCCCATCGAGATTGCAAGATACCAAAACACCTCTCCACATCTTTGCGATATGCCTCCTGTTTCTTAGCAAATAATTTTTGTGATTGAGTGGCAGGATTTGATATAGTTTTTACAAATGTTGAATACCTCGGATAAATTCCATCAGCAAGATAATACGCATTGTTGTATCTTTTTCCATTGACGTGAAACACCACCGTTGGACTATTTCCTGCGATGACTTTATCAAATACATGAGACTGACCTAGAACATTAATATCATTTTGAGCTCCAGGCACACCAAAAAAAGCGTGCCAGATCCAAGTGTCATAAGAAGCGACTGCCTCTAGAATAATAGTAGGTCGTCCTTTTCGACCACTATAAGCCCCTCCCCACCCGCTTGGACAATTCTTCCACTCCCAGTGCATACAATCGATACTTCCAATCATACCTGGAAATCCTCTTTGTTCGCCCCTTGTTAGAAGCCTTCGTAAATCTGTTGGCGTCGGAGCACGAAGGTACTCTTGACCAAAGAGCCCTTCCACTTGTTGACAGAATTTTTTCATACACTCAAGTGTGGTTGATTCTCCCATTCGACATATTTCGGCACACTGATCAGCTGCTGCACCGTAAGCTAGCATTCGTAGTGCAGCAGTCATTTTTTGTTGTGGTAGCAACCCCAATAATCCAATTGCATCTGTTTTTTGATGCCAATAGGAATCTTGAGTGCAAAGAGCTGTCATGATGCGATTAAAAACATGAGGGCGCATTCTATACCTTCGACGAAAATCATCTTCATTGAATATTGGACGATCAACGAAATAATCTTCCATGAGATTTTTTCCTCTCGATAGCCTTTCTCTGGGATGATTAGAAGATTTTCCAGGTCGTGAGCCCCGTCCTTGTTGTTCATCTGGAGTATTGATGAACTCCATCATCATCGCCGATTCATTCACCATGGTATTCATAATTTCAGTCTCTTCTTCACTGTGTTGTTGCCTCTGACTCAATAATCTTTTTAATGAATTCATTATTGCAaagatttgtagtgattttgagATGACTATAATATGAAGATCATGATATTATTTATAGACAATTTTCAATCTATAAATCTAGATCAAGACACGTGTCATAATGTGATTCAACGAAAATCTtatcaaaaatttaaatttatccaCAATCTTATCAAAAATCTAAAATTATCCAACAATATATTATTGGATATTATTTGTGGGACCATTAAATAATAGAGATGAAATTAAATTTATGATATAtagtataattatttatttaatgaatagtaattGATGAATTGATGGAGTTATGTGGGTGTATAAAAACTAAGGAAAAAAGTGAATTTGACATGAATAGTAACCAACTCCATTGATtcaattgatgaattgatgaattGATGCCCCCGATGGGTGCATATGCTCTAAGAGTGCTGGTGAAATTTGCATCCTTGATATTGATATCTCAGCCGCAGCTACACACATCAGACAAAGAAAGATCTAATTACAATTACCGAAATCGATAATATTACAATTAGGACAAAATAAAACTGCCAGGAAACCCACCACTTCCTCCATAACAATGGGGAAAAAATAAATTAGAGCTGAATCGTCTTTAAGCATAATCTCAGAGCATCATTCATATCAAGAGAAGCCAAGAACTCAATAAAAGAGCCTATCTGAATTTCCGGCGCTTCTCCGACCTGGTGGAATCATCGAGGACAGACGGTACAGGTGGATTGATAAGCTTCAAACGCTTTTTGAGTTCCTTGTAAGACAAGAATTTGTCTCGCTATTCAAGTAATGTCTCCTCGATCTGGTTGCTTAGGCTTTTCCTAAACTTCATGCTTTTCAGAGtgatttgagagagagagagtcagaGAGATTTGTGTGAGAGAGAAATAGACTgagagagatttgagagagaaagaCTCTGTGAGATTGTAAAGGGAGAAAGACTGAGAGAGGTTTGAGAGATTAAAGGAGAGAAACACAGGGAATGAATGTGTAATTGAAATAAAAGTATCAAGTGTGTGTAGGATATATACTAACGGGAATATGTGGAAGTGTGGGTTAGGAATATTCTTTTTTAGTTTTACCAAATTTAAAAATTAACAATCCTAGTCTCTCACTGTTATTTCCCTTTCTTTTTGGTTGCAGGATTTTGACACGTTCATTTTTTTTCTATGCGGGTATAGTGTGGAATATGCCACTCATATATTATCCATATTAAATTAAATCTCGTGTGATACACGATTTTcgttaatattttaaatttttatctATTCCATcgtattataattttaaaattatttatataaatatataaaaataataaatttataaaaaataataggATAACCTATGATCATAGTTTAATAGGATAAAtatttaacaatttagtagtttagcggtATATAACacaattttttcaatttttttaataatataataagttGTGGTTCTAGTTTAGTAGACTATGTgtgtaatagtttaataattaGTAGTCTAGCGGATATAtgacactatttatttatttattttaataaccaaaattaggggATAACCTTTGAACCAAATAAGTGACAAAACcaaaatttcagatcaaaataattttatttggtttgccattttaaaatTCAAGCATCAATTtaactagtacaactaactagcatcaattttatttttaaacaaaTAAAGAAATTTGAATAATATTTCAAAATATTCTCTCCCATTTATAATTTCAAAATATTCAATAACATTTAAATactattttatttaaaattaaaatcatt from Apium graveolens cultivar Ventura chromosome 5, ASM990537v1, whole genome shotgun sequence includes the following:
- the LOC141660458 gene encoding uncharacterized protein LOC141660458, with amino-acid sequence MGTNWLPSEELQLCVSWARQSVDPITGRYSNKNNLWGRIHDDYAKNWCGTPENPHAEPRSKVALDSHWTPLKRALKKWQCAKNQASRYSASGTNLVDEITQAQGLYFKEMNKTFDKWECYEAVAAHPQFIDVPTTSPPFQRNFPTQMDSPPINLNSDDCVDEEGFTTPESF
- the LOC141660459 gene encoding uncharacterized protein LOC141660459, with protein sequence MIGSIDCMHWEWKNCPSGWGGAYSGRKGRPTIILEAVASYDTWIWHAFFGVPGAQNDINVLGQSHVFDKVIAGNSPTVVFHVNGKRYNNAYYLADGIYPRYSTFVKTISNPATQSQKLFAKKQEAYRKDVERCFGILQSRWAILRHGARMHKRSTLRSIMMTCIILHNMIVEDEFVEEDFVEPVEEDLMNPLASQVYDGPVDSNGVRIPFAPVQRNGRNQQAFWDRIENLESAYIHTMLQNDLVEHNWAIEANQ